A DNA window from Mus pahari chromosome 13, PAHARI_EIJ_v1.1, whole genome shotgun sequence contains the following coding sequences:
- the Adra2c gene encoding alpha-2C adrenergic receptor, with the protein MASPALAAALAAAAAEGPNGSDAGEWGSGGGANASGTDWVPPPGQYSAGAVAGLAAVVGFLIVFTVVGNVLVVIAVLTSRALRAPQNLFLVSLASADILVATLVMPFSLANELMAYWYFGQVWCGVYLALDVLFCTSSIVHLCAISLDRYWSVTQAVEYNLKRTPRRVKATIVAVWLISAVISFPPLVSFYRRPDGAAYPQCGLNDETWYILSSCIGSFFAPCLIMGLVYARIYRVAKLRTRTLSEKRGPAGPDGASPTTENGLGKAAGENGHCAPPRTEVEPDESSAAERRRRRGALRRGGRRREGAEGDTGSADGPGPGLAAEQGARTASRSPGPGGRLSRASSRSVEFFLSRRRRARSSVCRRKVAQAREKRFTFVLAVVMGVFVLCWFPFFFSYSLYGICREACQLPEPLFKFFFWIGYCNSSLNPVIYTVFNQDFRRSFKHILFRRRRRGFRQ; encoded by the coding sequence ATGGCGTCCCCAGCGCTGGCCGCGGcgctggcggcggcggcggctgagGGCCCCAACGGGAGCGACGCGGGCGAATGGGGTAGCGGCGGGGGTGCCAACGCCTCGGGGACCGACTGGGTGCCACCGCCGGGCCAGTACTCCGCAGGTGCTGTGGCGGGGTTGGCAGCCGTGGTGGGTTTCCTCATCGTTTTCACCGTGGTAGGCAATGTGCTCGTGGTGATCGCTGTGTTGACCAGCCGAGCGCTGCGCGCCCCGCAGAACCTCTTCCTGGTGTCTCTGGCCTCAGCTGACATCCTGGTGGCCACACTGGTCATGCCCTTTTCGCTGGCCAATGAGCTCATGGCCTACTGGTACTTCGGGCAAGTGTGGTGTGGCGTATACCTGGCACTGGACGTGCTCTTCTGCACCTCGTCAATCGTGCACCTGTGTGCCATTAGTCTGGACCGCTACTGGTCGGTGACGCAAGCGGTAGAGTACAACCTGAAGCGCACGCCACGCCGTGTCAAGGCCACCATCGTGGCCGTGTGGCTCATCTCCGCTGTCATCTCCTTCCCGCCTCTCGTCTCGTTCTACCGCCGGCCCGACGGCGCCGCCTATCCGCAGTGCGGCCTCAATGATGAGACCTGGTACATCTTGTCCTCCTGCATAGGCTCCTTCTTCGCGCCCTGCCTCATTATGGGCCTGGTCTATGCGCGCATCTACCGCGTGGCCAAGCTGCGCACGCGTACGCTCAGCGAGAAACGCGGCCCCGCCGGCCCCGACGGCGCGTCCCCGACCACAGAGAATGGGCTGGGCAAGGCGGCGGGGGAGAACGGGCATTGCGCGCCCCCGCGCACTGAAGTGGAACCGGATGAGAGCAGCGCGGCCGAGAGGCGGAGGCGCCGGGGCGCGCTGCGCAGAGGAGGACGGCGGCGAGAGGGTGCCGAGGGGGACACGGGCAGTGCGGACGGACCGGGACCGGGACTGGCGGCCGAGCAGGGTGCTCGGACGGCGTCTCGGTCCCCAGGGCCCGGAGGGCGCCTGTCGCGGGCCAGCTCGCGCTCCGTCGAGTTCTTCCTGTCGCGTCGGCGCCGGGCGCGCAGCAGTGTGTGCCGCCGCAAGGTGGCTCAGGCGCGCGAGAAGCGCTTCACCTTCGTGTTGGCGGTGGTCATGGGCGTGTTCGTACTGTGCTGGTTCCCCTTCTTCTTCAGCTACAGCCTGTATGGCATTTGCCGCGAGGCCTGCCAGCTGCCAGAACCGctctttaagtttttcttctgGATCGGCTACTGCAACAGTTCGCTCAACCCGGTCATCTACACTGTCTTCAATCAGGACTTCAGGCGCTCTTTCAAGCACATCCTCTTCCGAAGGAGGAGAAGGGGCTTCAGGCAGTGA